A genomic region of Serratia fonticola contains the following coding sequences:
- the tssH gene encoding type VI secretion system ATPase TssH, giving the protein MENQSAILLRRLNSYCAQALEAAATLCQTRAHAEITIEHWLLKLLELGEGDITVLARRYDWDMDGVWQSLLATLDGLPRSVRSRPHLSVAVLNLIKQAWLAASLDEDAQQIRSVHLLAALMAKPAQLATDGLWPLLSLSPAQLQRLRPLLDTRSDERPELQQQAELGSHPTSLPTQDIEAGTVSDPLQVMQQPNDALLAVLDRFTQDVTAKARDNQLDPVFGRDDEIRQMVDILSRRRKNNPILVGEPGVGKTALVEGLALRIAEGNVPDSLKTVSVRTLDLGLLQAGAGVKGEFEQRLKNVIAAVQQSPNPILLFIDEAHTIIGAGNQAGGADAANLLKPALARGELRTIAATTWSEYKQYFERDAALERRFQMVKVDEPDDETACLMLRGLKERYATHHGVHITDEAVKAAVTLSRRYLTGRQLPDKAIDLLDTASARVRMSLDTKPAQLMLVNSELLALDMEQQAIEQDMVLSSDTDPARLADITDWRDVLQKQLTELEKQYQQEKTLTQQLLELRKDPSRAEERTQLQQQLNALQNNIRLLSLDVDARTVATVVADWTGVPLGSLLKDEQTSLLQLEHNLGQRVIGQDAALLAVAQRLRASKTGLTAETGPLGVFLLVGPSGVGKTETALALADSLFGGDKSLITINLSEYQEAHTVSQLKGSPPGYVGYGQGGVLTEAVRQRPYSVVLLDEVEKAHRDVLSLFYQVFDRGVMRDGEGREIDFRNTVILMTANLGSDHLLQLLEQQPEAPDSSLQEVLRPILREHFQPALLARFQTVVYRPLTAAALRSIVKVKLEQVAQRLERHYGLECTIEESLYDTLVAACLLPDSGARNIDSLLNQQILPVLSQQLLQQQEQQLKPKMKHLLLGYSDEEGITLEFRATDDEVRR; this is encoded by the coding sequence ATGGAAAATCAGTCAGCTATTTTATTACGCCGCTTAAATTCTTATTGCGCGCAGGCTCTTGAGGCTGCGGCAACATTGTGCCAGACCCGTGCCCACGCGGAAATTACCATTGAGCACTGGCTGCTGAAGTTGCTGGAACTCGGTGAGGGCGATATCACCGTGCTGGCCCGGCGCTATGACTGGGATATGGACGGGGTATGGCAGTCGCTGCTGGCGACGCTGGACGGTTTGCCACGTTCCGTTCGCAGCCGCCCGCACCTTTCTGTAGCGGTATTAAACCTGATCAAACAGGCCTGGCTGGCGGCATCGTTAGATGAGGACGCCCAGCAAATTCGCAGTGTGCATCTGCTGGCCGCGCTGATGGCCAAACCGGCGCAGCTTGCCACCGATGGGCTATGGCCGCTTTTAAGCCTGAGCCCGGCGCAGTTACAGCGCCTGCGTCCACTGCTGGATACGCGTTCTGACGAGCGCCCGGAATTGCAACAGCAGGCGGAGCTGGGTAGCCATCCGACCAGCTTGCCCACACAGGATATTGAAGCGGGTACCGTCAGCGATCCTTTACAGGTCATGCAGCAGCCGAATGACGCCTTGCTGGCGGTATTGGACCGTTTTACGCAGGATGTGACCGCCAAAGCCAGGGATAATCAACTGGATCCGGTGTTTGGTCGTGATGATGAGATCCGCCAGATGGTGGATATCCTTTCCCGTCGCCGCAAGAATAACCCGATTCTGGTCGGGGAGCCGGGAGTCGGGAAAACCGCCCTGGTGGAGGGGCTGGCGCTGCGTATCGCTGAAGGGAACGTGCCAGACAGCCTGAAAACGGTCAGCGTGCGCACGCTGGATCTCGGGCTGCTGCAGGCCGGAGCCGGGGTGAAGGGAGAGTTTGAGCAACGCCTGAAGAACGTGATTGCGGCAGTACAGCAATCGCCCAATCCGATCCTGTTATTTATCGACGAAGCGCACACCATTATCGGTGCGGGCAATCAGGCCGGTGGTGCTGATGCTGCCAACCTGCTTAAACCGGCATTGGCGCGCGGTGAGCTACGTACCATCGCCGCGACCACCTGGTCGGAATACAAACAGTATTTTGAACGTGATGCCGCCTTGGAGCGCCGCTTCCAGATGGTGAAAGTCGATGAGCCGGACGACGAGACCGCCTGCCTGATGCTGCGTGGCCTGAAAGAACGTTATGCCACGCACCATGGTGTTCACATTACCGATGAAGCGGTGAAGGCGGCGGTCACGCTGTCCCGCCGTTACCTGACCGGTCGTCAACTGCCGGACAAAGCGATCGATCTGCTCGACACGGCCAGCGCACGGGTGCGCATGAGCCTGGATACCAAGCCCGCGCAACTGATGTTGGTTAACTCAGAGCTGCTGGCGTTGGATATGGAGCAGCAGGCAATCGAACAGGATATGGTGCTGAGTTCGGATACCGATCCTGCTCGCCTGGCAGATATCACCGACTGGCGTGACGTGCTGCAAAAGCAACTGACCGAGCTGGAAAAACAGTATCAGCAAGAGAAAACCTTGACCCAGCAGCTACTGGAGTTGCGTAAAGATCCCAGCCGTGCGGAAGAACGCACGCAACTGCAACAGCAACTTAACGCGCTGCAGAATAACATCCGTCTGCTTTCGTTGGATGTGGATGCCCGCACCGTGGCCACGGTGGTTGCAGATTGGACCGGCGTGCCGCTAGGTAGCCTGTTGAAAGACGAACAGACCAGCCTGCTGCAACTGGAGCACAACCTGGGCCAGCGCGTGATCGGCCAGGATGCGGCTTTGCTGGCGGTGGCGCAACGGCTGCGTGCCTCTAAAACCGGCCTGACGGCAGAAACCGGCCCATTGGGGGTATTCCTGCTGGTTGGTCCGAGCGGCGTAGGCAAAACCGAAACCGCATTGGCGTTGGCCGACAGCCTGTTCGGTGGTGATAAATCGTTGATCACCATCAATCTGTCTGAATACCAGGAAGCGCATACCGTTTCGCAGTTGAAAGGTTCACCTCCGGGCTATGTGGGTTATGGGCAGGGTGGCGTTCTTACCGAAGCAGTGCGTCAGCGCCCTTACAGCGTGGTGTTGCTTGATGAAGTGGAAAAGGCGCACCGCGACGTGTTGAGCCTGTTCTATCAGGTGTTTGATCGTGGCGTTATGCGCGATGGTGAAGGGCGTGAGATCGATTTCCGTAATACCGTGATCCTGATGACCGCCAACCTGGGCAGCGACCACCTGTTGCAATTGCTGGAGCAGCAGCCGGAAGCGCCGGATTCCAGCCTGCAGGAAGTGCTGCGGCCGATCCTGCGTGAGCATTTCCAACCGGCGTTGCTGGCCCGTTTCCAGACGGTGGTTTATCGCCCGCTGACGGCCGCGGCCCTGCGCAGCATTGTGAAGGTCAAGCTTGAGCAGGTCGCCCAGCGCCTGGAACGCCATTACGGGCTTGAATGCACCATCGAAGAGAGCCTGTACGATACGTTGGTGGCGGCCTGTCTGCTGCCAGACAGCGGCGCGCGTAATATCGATAGCCTGTTGAACCAGCAGATTTTGCCGGTGCTGAGCCAGCAACTGCTGCAACAGCAGGAGCAACAGCTGAAGCCGAAAATGAAGCACCTGCTGTTGGGCTACAGCGACGAGGAAGGGATCACTCTGGAGTTTAGGGCAACGGATGACGAGGTACGCAGATGA
- a CDS encoding type VI secretion system Vgr family protein translates to MSTLTTLNNAAEKMMSGLNRYRLEVQGCDALLDVESFTAREQFSDVYRYHIKYTSTAKDLTPQQMLRKGATLTMQTLGENLFGLATPPQVQKVVHGIITGFQRLSGSVDEALYQITLEPFFSLLGNQKRSWRFFLNLSVPEIVEQILREHNFKGWEFEFRLKHTYPKRAQVNQANESDRAFIERLLAEVGIFYTFTLQPDTQTEILLFGDRQSFYQFGKTLPLRNPSGMSDSSAEAVWGLSLRHQVVEKSVLAKDYNYREAHNPLLSATADMTRGEGEAITYGDVYHYQPRHLSTGDKIAPESETANFWARLDHERYLVQQTRLRGYSSDVTLAPGQVLTIQDTALVSSLPAVFQEPVVITAVRFSASRSSALQVRFTAIPYSETLCYRPPLKARPVVAGTLTARITSPKDNDIYAHQDKDGLYWVKFDADLDDKPLGYESMPVRLAKPYGGDTYGIHFPLIQGTEVAIAFHEGDPDRPYIAHALHDSRHPDHVTERNNTRNVIRTPANNKLRMEDKRGEEHIKLSTEYGGKSQLNLGHLVDAKREVRGKGAELRTDDWVAVRGGKGVFISADKQPRAGEEMLEMAAAIEQLETALSLAKSLAQAAESATAHPGENDTQQQLNTALKQLNEAGILLHAPRGVGITSPEAVRLASGSASVGIVAGQNTDISAAKQFTVSAGEAVSLFARNQGMKLFAAQGKVQVQAQSDDLSALAQKNVEIRSSEGKVEISASEELVLSCGGGYIRLKGGNIELGCPGNILLKSTNVQKMGAANFNVAPTTFPRGFGGDYTLTNQDGVPLPLTNYRITTAEGKILEGITDQDGNTVPVHTAIPTALKIEVFNKIDNTSKEHE, encoded by the coding sequence ATGAGCACATTGACGACGCTGAATAACGCGGCAGAAAAAATGATGTCCGGCCTTAATCGCTATCGGTTGGAGGTTCAGGGCTGTGATGCGCTGCTGGATGTGGAGTCTTTTACCGCCCGCGAACAGTTCAGCGACGTCTACCGTTACCACATCAAGTACACCAGTACGGCGAAAGACCTGACGCCACAGCAGATGCTGCGCAAGGGCGCCACGCTGACCATGCAGACGCTGGGCGAGAACCTGTTTGGCCTGGCAACGCCACCGCAGGTACAAAAAGTGGTGCATGGCATCATTACCGGTTTTCAGCGCCTTTCCGGTTCGGTGGATGAGGCGCTCTATCAGATCACGCTGGAACCCTTCTTTAGCCTGCTGGGCAACCAGAAGCGCTCCTGGCGTTTCTTCCTGAATCTGTCGGTGCCGGAGATCGTCGAGCAGATCCTGCGTGAGCATAATTTCAAAGGCTGGGAGTTTGAGTTCCGCCTGAAACATACCTACCCGAAGCGGGCACAGGTCAATCAGGCCAATGAAAGCGACCGGGCCTTTATCGAACGCCTGCTGGCGGAGGTGGGGATTTTCTACACCTTTACGCTGCAACCCGATACGCAGACCGAAATCCTGCTGTTCGGTGACCGGCAGAGTTTTTACCAGTTTGGCAAGACGTTGCCGCTACGCAATCCTTCCGGCATGAGTGACAGCAGTGCCGAAGCGGTGTGGGGGCTGAGCCTGCGCCATCAGGTGGTGGAAAAGTCGGTGCTGGCCAAGGATTATAACTACCGCGAAGCGCATAATCCGCTGCTTTCCGCCACCGCAGACATGACGCGCGGGGAAGGGGAGGCGATCACCTATGGGGATGTCTACCACTATCAGCCGCGCCATCTGAGTACCGGCGACAAGATCGCGCCGGAAAGCGAAACCGCCAACTTTTGGGCCCGGTTGGATCACGAGCGTTATCTGGTGCAACAAACCCGGCTGCGCGGTTACAGCAGCGACGTCACGCTGGCACCGGGCCAGGTACTGACCATTCAGGATACGGCGCTGGTGTCTTCGTTGCCTGCGGTGTTCCAGGAACCGGTGGTGATCACCGCCGTACGTTTCAGCGCCAGCCGCAGCAGCGCCTTGCAGGTGCGTTTTACCGCCATTCCCTACAGCGAAACGCTGTGCTATCGCCCGCCGCTCAAAGCACGCCCGGTGGTGGCTGGCACCTTGACCGCCCGTATCACCAGCCCGAAAGACAACGATATCTATGCCCATCAGGACAAAGATGGCCTGTACTGGGTGAAGTTCGATGCCGATCTGGATGACAAGCCGCTGGGCTATGAAAGCATGCCGGTACGCTTGGCAAAACCCTACGGCGGTGATACCTACGGTATCCACTTCCCGCTGATACAGGGCACCGAAGTGGCGATCGCTTTCCACGAAGGCGATCCGGATCGTCCCTATATCGCCCATGCGCTGCATGACTCGCGCCATCCAGATCACGTGACCGAGCGCAATAACACCCGCAACGTGATCCGCACCCCTGCCAACAACAAGCTGCGGATGGAGGACAAACGGGGCGAAGAACATATCAAGCTGAGCACCGAGTATGGGGGGAAGAGCCAGTTAAACCTGGGGCATCTGGTGGATGCCAAGCGTGAGGTGCGTGGTAAAGGCGCCGAGTTGCGCACCGATGACTGGGTCGCCGTGCGCGGTGGCAAAGGGGTGTTTATCAGTGCGGATAAGCAGCCGCGTGCCGGTGAAGAGATGCTGGAGATGGCGGCGGCCATCGAGCAGTTGGAAACGGCCCTATCGCTGGCGAAAAGCCTGGCCCAGGCGGCAGAGAGTGCCACGGCACATCCTGGAGAAAACGATACGCAGCAACAGCTTAATACGGCTTTAAAGCAACTGAACGAAGCGGGAATATTGCTGCATGCGCCCAGGGGCGTGGGGATTACCAGCCCGGAGGCGGTTCGGTTGGCCTCAGGCTCGGCCAGCGTGGGCATTGTGGCGGGACAGAATACCGACATCAGTGCCGCCAAACAATTTACCGTATCCGCCGGTGAGGCGGTAAGCCTGTTTGCCCGCAACCAGGGGATGAAGCTGTTTGCAGCACAGGGCAAAGTACAAGTACAGGCACAGAGTGACGATCTCAGCGCACTGGCCCAGAAAAACGTCGAGATCCGCAGCAGTGAAGGAAAAGTGGAGATATCGGCCAGCGAGGAGCTGGTACTTAGCTGTGGCGGGGGATATATCCGGCTCAAGGGCGGGAATATCGAATTAGGCTGCCCGGGGAATATCCTGCTGAAGTCCACCAACGTACAGAAGATGGGGGCAGCGAATTTTAACGTTGCGCCAACGACGTTCCCACGCGGGTTCGGTGGGGATTATACTTTAACAAATCAAGATGGTGTTCCGTTGCCATTAACGAATTATCGTATCACCACTGCGGAAGGTAAAATACTTGAAGGGATTACCGACCAAGATGGAAACACCGTGCCAGTCCATACAGCTATTCCTACGGCATTAAAAATAGAAGTGTTTAATAAGATCGATAACACTTCAAAGGAACATGAATAA
- a CDS encoding T6SS phospholipase effector Tle1-like catalytic domain-containing protein gives MVDYKKYEVTDGDHKTDLKIIRKTVVINTVPARAITLTIGVFFDGTGNNTNNTNQRLLQDCTAEDVGMNSADAQSCMRKLKMGSIGAGSYLNYYTNIHWLSTLYIQDEDLSDDKEIFQGSVYVSGIGTSAGKPDSAIGKGIGAWVEGVVDKTDEAVNSITAEIKRFLGVIKNQNILIKKVQFDVFGFSRGAAAARHFSNRVLSQDKAITAAINKGLETASRYGKSAGEVRFLGIFDTVAAVGGLKNMFNVHGGGNPGIDLALPVGVAEHVFQITAMHECRYNFSLNSIKEAWPELSLPGVHSDVGGGYNPQEREYIFLTRPKFETVYEGVTERDTQVFRQTENMIPTLRITPEIAPIVANSTIRTETWYDYNTTPGQKRAGVIQKRVGAAVTAERVITNDWAKVCMRVMLDAAKDSGVLFEEIQEKDKNLSVPLELEPLIDKAIAQGKAIRCGKKIIPFTQEEMNLIGKYIHCSANWNAVIVKDVWLDGKEVKVIRGAVRATEITGFVDRPNPSWKRTVWNMRGEEV, from the coding sequence ATGGTTGACTATAAAAAATATGAGGTGACTGACGGTGACCACAAAACCGATCTCAAAATAATAAGAAAGACGGTGGTAATTAATACTGTGCCTGCGCGAGCCATAACTCTGACTATTGGCGTATTTTTTGATGGAACGGGCAATAACACAAATAATACCAATCAACGACTTTTACAGGATTGTACTGCTGAGGATGTAGGTATGAATAGTGCCGATGCTCAGTCCTGCATGAGAAAATTGAAAATGGGTAGCATTGGTGCAGGAAGCTACCTTAATTACTATACTAATATTCATTGGTTGAGCACACTTTATATTCAGGATGAAGATCTATCTGATGATAAAGAAATTTTTCAAGGTTCTGTTTATGTTTCAGGTATCGGTACTTCAGCTGGAAAACCCGACTCTGCGATTGGAAAAGGAATTGGTGCTTGGGTAGAAGGTGTTGTTGATAAGACAGATGAAGCTGTTAATTCAATTACAGCAGAGATTAAACGTTTTCTTGGTGTAATCAAAAACCAAAATATTCTTATAAAAAAAGTTCAGTTTGATGTTTTTGGTTTTAGTCGTGGAGCAGCGGCAGCACGTCATTTTTCTAACCGAGTTCTTTCACAAGATAAAGCAATTACAGCCGCAATCAATAAAGGACTTGAAACAGCGAGTCGTTATGGTAAGTCGGCTGGCGAGGTTCGGTTTTTAGGGATTTTTGATACCGTAGCAGCCGTAGGCGGTTTGAAAAATATGTTTAATGTTCATGGTGGCGGCAACCCTGGCATAGATCTGGCGTTGCCTGTGGGAGTTGCAGAACATGTCTTTCAAATTACGGCCATGCATGAGTGTCGTTATAACTTTAGTCTCAACAGTATTAAAGAAGCATGGCCAGAATTGTCACTCCCAGGTGTACACTCCGATGTTGGTGGCGGGTATAATCCGCAAGAAAGGGAGTATATTTTCTTGACTAGGCCAAAGTTTGAAACAGTTTATGAGGGGGTTACTGAAAGAGATACGCAAGTGTTTAGGCAGACAGAAAATATGATCCCTACACTTCGTATTACACCCGAAATAGCTCCTATTGTTGCTAATAGCACAATACGTACGGAAACCTGGTATGACTATAATACAACCCCAGGTCAAAAGAGAGCAGGTGTAATTCAGAAACGAGTAGGAGCTGCGGTTACTGCGGAACGAGTAATAACAAACGATTGGGCAAAGGTTTGCATGCGCGTAATGCTTGATGCAGCTAAAGATTCTGGGGTTTTGTTTGAAGAAATACAGGAAAAAGATAAAAATTTATCAGTGCCTTTAGAGTTAGAACCACTAATTGATAAAGCTATTGCTCAAGGAAAAGCTATTCGCTGTGGTAAAAAAATCATTCCTTTCACGCAAGAAGAAATGAACCTTATTGGAAAGTATATCCATTGTTCTGCTAATTGGAATGCTGTTATCGTAAAAGATGTTTGGCTTGATGGTAAGGAAGTCAAAGTCATTAGAGGAGCCGTTAGAGCTACAGAAATAACTGGTTTTGTAGATCGACCCAATCCAAGTTGGAAAAGAACAGTCTGGAATATGCGAGGAGAAGAAGTGTGA
- a CDS encoding DUF2931 family protein: MRIGKLLIGTVFLLLLGCADKTVYATKNQMPYDVWYFTFTTPKLLPAQVTLLKLLDTKGYVYGFNTVDQPQGRSVGQWAKKKGRSIPAFNKVKSLPQAMQFCWDSIIDKKVYETTILFDKSIQEKMETPEPYWNDPKEDYYHRYMIIGLAPEGKVKVWLENNGAPDILLTTAQITTVSGEQLDMCKDVTNFPEGYEYTTKTKEFIKDKVYPYGSW, encoded by the coding sequence GTGAGAATAGGAAAGTTATTAATTGGCACGGTATTTTTGTTATTATTGGGATGCGCCGATAAAACTGTATATGCAACGAAAAACCAGATGCCTTATGATGTATGGTACTTCACTTTTACTACACCCAAATTGCTACCTGCACAAGTCACCTTACTTAAATTATTAGATACTAAAGGTTACGTTTACGGTTTCAATACTGTGGATCAGCCTCAAGGTAGGAGTGTAGGACAATGGGCTAAAAAGAAGGGACGCAGTATACCAGCTTTTAATAAGGTCAAAAGTCTACCGCAGGCCATGCAGTTTTGCTGGGATTCTATTATTGATAAAAAGGTTTATGAAACTACTATCTTGTTTGATAAGAGTATTCAGGAAAAGATGGAAACTCCAGAACCTTATTGGAATGATCCTAAAGAAGATTATTACCATCGTTATATGATTATCGGCTTGGCCCCAGAGGGAAAAGTAAAAGTCTGGTTGGAGAACAACGGTGCACCAGATATTTTATTAACAACTGCACAAATAACTACAGTCTCAGGGGAACAGCTAGATATGTGCAAGGACGTTACAAATTTTCCAGAAGGATATGAGTATACAACAAAAACTAAAGAGTTTATTAAAGATAAAGTGTATCCATATGGCAGTTGGTGA